A genomic window from Terriglobales bacterium includes:
- a CDS encoding FAD-linked oxidase C-terminal domain-containing protein, translated as MLSFGIANKLRKIVGSDAVLDRPEDLMLYEYDGSLARGAPRYVVFPQSTQHVSEIVKLANREGLTIVPRGAGTGLSGGSIARKGGIILAFARMNRILEIDVPNLRATVQPGVVNLELSNALMPHGFYFAPDPSSQKACTIGGNVAENSGGPHTLALGVTVNHIMGLEVVLPDGRIAQLGGKAAAAPGYDLTGFFVGSEGTLGIATAITVKITRLPEAVATLLAIYNDVQDAANTVVALTSEGITPAAIEMLDGWTLRAVEAAVHAGYPLDSAAVLLIELEGLREVVDEQAETVSELCRRSGAREVKRARDDNERQLLWKGRKTAFGAIGRISPSYYVQDGVIPRTRIPETLRKIEEVGKKYSLTIGNIFHAGDGNLHPLILFDARNEEETRRTLEAGREILEFCIGVGGSITGEHGVGMEKQDLMCTLFSDSEREVMHRLRNAFNPDSVLNPQKILPGVRTCREAVAPGHSSVEAPVLASAEQR; from the coding sequence ATGTTGTCTTTTGGAATCGCGAACAAACTGCGCAAGATTGTCGGATCCGACGCCGTACTTGATCGTCCGGAGGACCTCATGCTCTATGAGTACGACGGCTCCTTGGCGCGCGGCGCGCCCCGCTACGTGGTGTTTCCGCAAAGTACGCAACACGTCTCCGAAATCGTAAAGCTGGCGAATCGTGAAGGTCTGACCATCGTTCCGCGTGGAGCAGGCACTGGCCTGAGCGGTGGATCGATTGCCCGCAAAGGCGGAATCATCCTGGCCTTCGCGCGCATGAATCGCATTCTCGAGATTGATGTTCCAAACCTGCGAGCCACTGTGCAGCCGGGAGTCGTGAACCTTGAGCTCAGCAACGCTCTCATGCCGCATGGATTCTACTTCGCTCCTGATCCATCGAGTCAGAAGGCATGCACGATCGGCGGAAACGTTGCCGAGAACTCGGGAGGGCCGCACACTCTTGCGCTTGGCGTAACGGTCAATCACATCATGGGACTTGAGGTTGTGCTCCCCGATGGGCGCATTGCGCAGCTCGGCGGCAAAGCTGCAGCCGCACCTGGATATGACCTCACCGGATTCTTTGTGGGTTCCGAAGGTACGCTCGGCATTGCGACGGCGATAACTGTGAAAATCACGCGATTGCCGGAAGCAGTCGCGACTTTGCTCGCCATCTACAACGATGTCCAGGATGCGGCGAATACGGTCGTAGCTCTCACCAGCGAAGGAATTACTCCTGCAGCGATCGAAATGCTCGATGGCTGGACGCTGCGCGCTGTCGAAGCCGCAGTTCATGCCGGGTATCCACTTGATTCCGCCGCGGTGCTGCTGATCGAACTCGAGGGTCTGCGCGAAGTCGTGGATGAGCAGGCAGAGACTGTTTCAGAACTCTGTCGCAGGAGTGGCGCACGTGAAGTGAAGCGCGCGAGAGACGACAATGAACGCCAGCTCCTGTGGAAGGGACGCAAGACCGCATTCGGCGCGATCGGACGCATCTCGCCTTCATACTACGTTCAGGATGGTGTGATTCCGCGGACGCGCATTCCCGAAACGCTGCGCAAGATCGAAGAGGTTGGCAAAAAATATTCCCTGACCATCGGAAATATCTTTCATGCAGGCGATGGCAACCTGCATCCGCTGATTCTTTTCGATGCTCGCAACGAAGAGGAAACGCGGCGCACTCTCGAGGCTGGACGCGAGATTCTCGAATTCTGCATCGGCGTTGGAGGGTCGATCACGGGCGAACATGGAGTCGGGATGGAGAAGCAGGATCTGATGTGCACGCTCTTCAGCGACTCCGAACGTGAAGTGATGCATCGCCTGCGCAATGCCTTCAATCCCGATTCGGTACTCAATCCGCAGAAGATCCTCCCTGGAGTGCGCACCTGCCGCGAGGCCGTCGCTCCCGGTCACTCTAGTGTCGAAGCTCCTGTTCTCGCGAGTGCGGAGCAGCGGTGA
- a CDS encoding tetratricopeptide repeat protein, giving the protein MLRILRITPRQLAGWERAGLIAAAESYSFYDLLQIKKLSELRAKKVRPGTIRASIDAMQRQVSGMENPLLEAGISSHGSRLTFRHQGHELDPLAGQFLLDFDRPKLVEARINQPRLVENPADLFVAAVAMEESPERQQEALEMYKRVLELNPKHAAACINLGTIYYNQQNYREAERHYRRAIEIDSRYALAYFDLGNVLDETGRLNEAVEAYRTAILISPSYADAHYNLALAYERLRRSRKALPHWRAYVKMDPVGAWSNYARGQIQKIVEAEKLQIVWRRPGVGIR; this is encoded by the coding sequence GTGCTTCGTATCTTGCGCATCACTCCGCGCCAGTTAGCAGGATGGGAGCGGGCGGGGCTGATCGCAGCAGCGGAAAGCTATTCCTTTTACGACCTTCTTCAAATCAAAAAATTGAGCGAGCTGCGCGCCAAGAAAGTTCGTCCGGGTACGATTCGCGCATCGATCGACGCTATGCAGCGCCAGGTTTCCGGCATGGAGAATCCTCTCCTTGAGGCTGGTATCTCCTCGCACGGATCGCGCCTGACGTTCCGGCATCAAGGACACGAACTCGATCCATTGGCCGGACAATTTCTCCTCGATTTCGATCGTCCCAAACTGGTCGAAGCACGGATTAATCAGCCACGCCTGGTGGAGAATCCTGCTGATCTGTTTGTCGCTGCAGTCGCGATGGAGGAAAGCCCAGAGCGGCAGCAGGAAGCGCTCGAGATGTACAAGCGAGTGCTCGAACTCAATCCCAAACACGCGGCCGCCTGTATCAATTTGGGAACGATCTACTACAACCAGCAGAACTACCGCGAAGCCGAACGCCATTACCGCCGTGCGATCGAGATCGATTCCCGCTACGCGCTCGCTTATTTCGATCTCGGCAATGTCCTCGACGAAACCGGACGGCTTAACGAAGCGGTCGAAGCATATCGCACCGCAATCCTGATCTCACCCAGTTACGCCGACGCTCACTACAATCTCGCGCTAGCCTACGAACGCCTGCGCCGGTCGCGCAAAGCCCTTCCCCACTGGCGCGCCTATGTGAAGATGGACCCAGTAGGCGCGTGGTCCAACTACGCCCGCGGACAAATCCAGAAGATCGTCGAAGCCGAAAAGCTGCAGATCGTGTGGCGCAGGCCGGGCGTAGGGATCCGCTAA
- a CDS encoding aldose epimerase family protein, with protein MCAATLEAKTSVIKKPFGKMPDGTQIDAYTLSEGKIEARIITYGGIVVSLKTPDKSGKVDDIVLGFDTLDEYVKVSNAPGNPFFGALIGRYANRIANAEFKLEGKEYHVPANDGKNSLHGGPHGFNNQVWKGKEIPNGVELTYLSKDGEAGYPGNLSVTVRYTLSNSALHIDYSATTDKPTVLNLTNHSYFNLAGQGNGDILNHELTLHASKFTPVDSTLIPTGELRPVANTPFDFLKPHRVGERINVDDEQLKIAKGYDHNWVIDSQGAGKLTTAAEVYEPTTGRVLRVSTTQPGVQFYTGNFLDGTLKGKGGKTYVHRGGLCLETQHFPDSPNHPKFPTTELKPGQRFHQVTVFSFSTR; from the coding sequence ATGTGCGCCGCTACCCTGGAAGCAAAGACCAGCGTCATAAAAAAGCCATTCGGCAAAATGCCCGACGGCACTCAGATCGATGCCTATACCCTCAGTGAAGGCAAGATTGAGGCGCGCATCATTACTTATGGCGGAATCGTGGTGTCGCTCAAAACTCCGGATAAGTCAGGAAAAGTGGATGACATCGTTCTCGGCTTCGACACTCTCGACGAATATGTGAAAGTGAGCAACGCCCCGGGAAATCCATTCTTCGGAGCGCTGATTGGCCGCTATGCTAACCGCATTGCCAACGCGGAATTCAAGCTAGAAGGTAAGGAGTACCACGTTCCAGCGAACGACGGGAAGAACTCGCTGCATGGCGGTCCACATGGATTCAACAATCAGGTGTGGAAAGGCAAAGAGATCCCCAACGGCGTCGAGCTTACCTACCTGAGCAAGGACGGCGAAGCCGGCTATCCTGGCAATCTCTCGGTCACAGTGCGCTACACGCTGAGCAACTCGGCGCTCCACATCGATTACTCTGCGACGACCGATAAACCGACTGTACTGAACCTGACCAACCACTCATATTTCAATCTCGCCGGACAAGGCAATGGCGACATTCTCAATCACGAGTTAACGCTACATGCTTCCAAGTTCACGCCTGTCGATTCCACGCTCATTCCGACCGGAGAGCTTCGCCCAGTTGCGAATACGCCATTTGATTTTTTGAAACCTCATCGTGTAGGCGAGCGCATCAATGTTGATGACGAGCAACTGAAGATTGCCAAGGGATACGACCACAATTGGGTCATCGACTCTCAAGGTGCAGGCAAACTCACCACCGCTGCCGAAGTTTATGAGCCGACCACCGGTCGCGTGCTGCGCGTATCGACCACACAGCCCGGCGTCCAGTTCTACACCGGCAACTTTCTTGATGGAACGTTAAAGGGGAAAGGCGGAAAAACATACGTTCATCGTGGCGGACTTTGCCTGGAAACGCAGCACTTTCCGGATTCGCCGAATCACCCGAAGTTCCCGACGACGGAGCTTAAGCCGGGACAGCGATTCCACCAGGTGACCGTGTTTAGCTTCTCGACGCGGTGA